One Natronomonas moolapensis 8.8.11 genomic region harbors:
- a CDS encoding ABC transporter permease — translation MSKTTIAGREFRSLSREKTIVLALLIQIVIAGFSSFLVVGLTSLYDPGAAADDVVVGVTGEETDALVAAAGEVDGLEVRRYDDRDAARAAFDANRVGATAHAERAEGRTAVRVTAPQASVRKTFIVVQVRAALEALERNERADRTASLANDPLSVPPSVDASPYFGFPYTVLVPTLVFLPVFIGGAVVVDSLTEEIERGTLTLLRVTPASLLDVVDGKAGVMAALTPLQVGLWIALLSANDIPVGNVAPILTIATALSALSVAFAAGLALVVPARQRAQLTYSFGMLAAFAATALLPEHPATTVARFAIDSPTLGTYAHLAGYVLASVVAVAAFRRWVRGVDAEALG, via the coding sequence TTGTCTAAGACGACCATCGCAGGCCGGGAGTTCCGGTCGCTCTCCCGGGAAAAGACGATCGTGCTTGCGTTGCTCATCCAGATCGTCATCGCCGGCTTCTCGTCGTTTCTGGTCGTCGGCCTCACCTCGCTGTACGACCCCGGAGCCGCGGCCGACGACGTCGTGGTCGGCGTCACCGGCGAGGAGACCGACGCGCTCGTCGCGGCCGCCGGGGAAGTCGACGGCCTCGAGGTCAGACGGTACGACGACCGGGACGCCGCGAGGGCCGCCTTCGACGCCAACCGGGTTGGGGCGACCGCCCACGCCGAACGCGCCGAGGGGCGGACGGCAGTGCGCGTCACGGCCCCGCAGGCGAGCGTCCGGAAGACGTTCATCGTCGTCCAGGTTCGGGCCGCCCTCGAGGCGCTCGAGCGCAACGAGCGCGCCGACCGGACGGCGTCGCTCGCGAACGATCCCCTGTCGGTCCCGCCGAGCGTCGACGCCAGTCCCTACTTCGGGTTCCCCTACACGGTGCTCGTGCCCACGCTCGTTTTTTTGCCCGTTTTCATTGGCGGGGCCGTCGTCGTCGACTCGCTGACCGAGGAAATCGAGCGCGGAACGTTGACGCTGCTTCGCGTGACGCCGGCGTCGCTTCTGGACGTCGTCGACGGCAAGGCGGGGGTGATGGCGGCGCTGACGCCGCTCCAGGTCGGGCTGTGGATCGCGTTGCTGTCCGCGAACGACATCCCGGTCGGAAACGTCGCGCCGATCCTGACGATCGCGACGGCGCTGTCGGCGCTGTCGGTCGCCTTCGCCGCCGGGCTCGCGCTCGTCGTCCCCGCCCGCCAGCGGGCGCAGTTGACCTACTCGTTCGGGATGTTGGCGGCCTTCGCCGCTACGGCGCTCTTGCCCGAGCACCCGGCGACGACGGTCGCACGTTTTGCGATCGACAGCCCGACGCTCGGCACGTACGCCCACCTCGCCGGGTACGTCCTCGCGTCCGTCGTCGCCGTCGCCGCGTTCCGCCGGTGGGTCCGTGGCGTCGACGCCGAGGCGCTCGGGTAG
- a CDS encoding ABC transporter permease subunit, with the protein MRPSTLLRIARWESTKGVGGIDRGAIAVVVAAVAFVLAVGTVALAGGVALEDGIYRVGVSEDAAYHDPIEADPTFAAVEAAPGSVRTGTARSTGVDGIVVGGFDGGDRLDLYVREQAGRTEIYVAVADGEPTEKSLAALSALRGTVSGYNDALMRTEEDQAAAFPVTVAIRFFERDRAGGVGSPGDGGTGDDLGLPGGNNATGDSSSGDSTDGPDTDASVDDTAVSSSLGAFDLFGTSSTSGSPSDIQPPFPFQSLVLAFLFVLPLNFLVQAYGSSMLAERLDRRGELLLVAPISRAEIVAGKTLPYLAAALAITVAIVAGLGLLGSDGGALSVLAVTPLAFLFLGTTFLAAMFARSFKELTFLAVTITTTLTTYAFVPAIFAETSQVAFVSPLTLVIKDLTGSGVSAGEIAFSVGPPTLVAGICFLLGLGIYREEDLFTQRPVHLKALDALAGRIHRPRGVAVAVGLLIPFVFVAELLAVAVLFALPVDLSIPLIFGTIAVVEELAKGLPIYAGYAHARYGRTLPVVVAVGAASGIGFFFAEKITLAIQFVGLPGLAVADAAFQTGLGAGDPALVAVLALAPLVLHVVTATLTSLGAARGRRLFIVGLCTAVLVHLAYNVTVVSALV; encoded by the coding sequence TCGGCGTCTCCGAGGACGCGGCGTACCACGACCCGATCGAGGCGGACCCGACGTTCGCGGCCGTGGAGGCGGCTCCCGGTTCGGTTCGGACCGGGACGGCCCGCTCTACGGGAGTCGACGGCATCGTCGTTGGCGGGTTCGACGGGGGCGACCGCCTCGACCTCTACGTTCGAGAGCAGGCCGGCCGCACCGAAATCTACGTCGCGGTGGCCGACGGCGAACCTACCGAAAAGAGCCTCGCGGCGCTGTCGGCGCTCCGGGGGACGGTCTCGGGGTACAACGACGCACTCATGCGGACCGAAGAGGACCAAGCCGCCGCGTTCCCGGTGACCGTGGCGATCCGCTTTTTCGAGCGCGATCGAGCGGGAGGCGTCGGTTCACCCGGGGACGGGGGAACGGGCGATGATCTCGGCCTCCCCGGCGGGAATAACGCGACGGGCGACAGCTCAAGTGGCGACTCGACCGACGGTCCGGACACGGACGCGTCGGTTGACGACACCGCCGTCTCCTCGTCGCTCGGGGCGTTCGACCTCTTCGGAACGTCGTCGACGAGCGGCTCGCCCTCCGACATCCAACCACCTTTTCCCTTCCAGTCGCTCGTCCTCGCGTTCCTGTTCGTGTTGCCGTTGAATTTCCTCGTGCAGGCCTACGGGAGCTCGATGCTTGCCGAGCGCCTCGACCGGCGCGGCGAACTGCTGCTCGTCGCGCCGATCAGCCGCGCCGAGATCGTCGCCGGAAAGACGCTTCCGTACCTCGCGGCCGCGCTCGCGATTACGGTGGCCATCGTCGCCGGTCTGGGACTACTCGGCAGCGACGGCGGGGCGCTCTCCGTGCTCGCGGTCACGCCGCTCGCGTTTTTGTTCCTCGGTACGACGTTTCTCGCGGCGATGTTCGCCCGGTCATTCAAAGAGCTGACATTTCTCGCGGTGACGATCACGACGACGCTGACGACGTACGCGTTCGTCCCCGCCATCTTCGCCGAGACGAGCCAGGTAGCGTTCGTCTCGCCGCTGACGCTCGTGATAAAAGACCTCACGGGATCGGGGGTCTCGGCCGGGGAAATCGCCTTCTCCGTCGGTCCGCCGACGCTCGTCGCCGGCATCTGTTTTCTTTTGGGACTCGGGATCTACCGCGAGGAGGACCTGTTCACCCAGCGGCCGGTCCACCTGAAGGCGCTCGACGCACTCGCAGGGCGCATCCACCGGCCGCGAGGCGTCGCCGTCGCCGTTGGCCTCTTGATCCCGTTCGTTTTCGTCGCCGAGCTGTTGGCGGTCGCCGTCCTGTTCGCGCTGCCCGTGGACCTTTCGATCCCGCTGATCTTCGGCACCATCGCGGTGGTCGAAGAACTCGCGAAGGGGCTGCCGATCTACGCGGGCTACGCCCACGCCCGGTACGGACGGACGCTCCCGGTCGTCGTCGCCGTCGGGGCGGCCTCCGGGATCGGGTTCTTTTTCGCCGAGAAAATCACCCTCGCGATCCAGTTCGTCGGGTTGCCCGGCCTCGCCGTCGCCGACGCCGCCTTCCAGACCGGCCTCGGGGCGGGCGATCCAGCGCTCGTTGCGGTCCTGGCGCTCGCGCCGCTCGTCCTCCACGTCGTCACGGCGACCCTGACGTCCCTCGGCGCAGCACGCGGTCGGCGGCTCTTCATCGTCGGTCTCTGTACGGCTGTCCTGGTCCATCTCGCATACAACGTCACGGTGGTGAGCGCCCTTGTCTAA